A region from the Chelmon rostratus isolate fCheRos1 chromosome 6, fCheRos1.pri, whole genome shotgun sequence genome encodes:
- the gtf3c6 gene encoding general transcription factor 3C polypeptide 6: MEDEWEEEEQLVVVELSGIISNDFLSKCRGTCKILDIDSEKPMMQVGQYVFAGEYEDALGTCVLFEEGPEKRKADSAPELKYMCHTVKKLMMQRIFLTDKKEGETSTGSGDSGEQKETTCLSNQEENAIQQGETDQHKDNTDLKGSAVG; encoded by the exons ATGGAAGATGAATGGGAAGAGGAG GAGCAGCTGGTTGTGGTGGAGCTCTCTGGTATAATCAGCAACGACTTTCTGTCCAAGTGTCGGGGCACATGTAAAATACTT GATATTGACAGCGAGAAGCCCATGATGCAGGTTGGCCAGTATGTGTTTGCAGGGGAATATGAAG ATGCATTGGGAACTTGTGTGCTGTTTGAGGAGGGACCAGAGAAAC GAAAGGCAGACAGTGCTCCGGAGCTCAAGTACATGTGTCACACCGTGAAGAAACTGATGATGCAACGAATCTTCCTCACTGACAAGAAAGAGGGTGAAACCAGCACAG GAAGTGGGGATAGTGGTGAGCAGAAGGAAACAACCTGTCTGTCCAATCAAGAAGAAAATGCCATCcaacagggagagacagatcAACATAAGGACAACACAGATTTGAAAGGCTCAGCAGTGGGCTGA
- the calub gene encoding calumenin-B, which produces MELRPLVMCFALCVVYATSKPTEKKDRVHHDEPLSNREHDDTEGFDYDHEAFLGQDEAKTFDQLTPEESKERLGMLVERIDEDEDGYVTVEEMKKWIKHSQKRWIYDDVDRQWKSHDLNGDEVVSWDEYKNATYGYILDDPDPDDGFSYRQMMARDERRFKMADQDNDMKANKEEFTAFLHPEEYDHMKDIVVLETMEDIDKNGDGLIDLDEYIGDMYNQEGDATEPEWVKTEREQFTEFRDKNKDGKMDKDETRDWILPSDYDHAEAEAKHLVYESDADKDGRLTKAEIVDKYDLFVGSQATDFGEALTRHDEF; this is translated from the exons ATGGAGCTGCGGCCACTTGTCATGtgttttgctctctgtgtgGTTTACGCCACCAGCAAACCCACAGAGAAGAAGGACCGTGTTCACCACGATGAACCCCTCAGCAACCGAGAGCACGATGACACAGAGGGCTTTGACTATGACCACGAAGCTTTTCTGGGACAAGATGAGGCCAAGACCTTCGACCAGCTCACACCAGAGGAGAGCAAGGAGAGGCTTGG CATGTTGGTTGAACGTATAGACGAGGATGAGGATGGCTATGTGACAGTTGAGGAGATGAAGAAGTGGATCAAGCATTCTCAGAAGAGGTGGATCTATGATGATGTGGATCGACAGTGGAAGAGTCACGACCTCAATGGGGATGAAGTGGTGTCCTGGGATGAGTACAAGAACGCCACCTACGGATATATTCTTG ATGACCCAGACCCAGATGACGGCTTCAGCTACAGGCAGATGATGGCTCGCGATGAGAGGAGATTCAAGATGGCAGACCAAGACAATGACATGAAAGCTAACAAGGAGGAGTTCACAGCCTTCCTTCACCCCGAGGAGTACGACCACATGAAAGATATTGTAGTGCTg GAAACTATGGAAGACATAGACAAGAATGGAGATGGTTTAATTGATTTAGACGAGTACATAG GTGACATGTACAACCAGGAGGGAGACGCCACAGAACCTGAGTGGGTGAAGACGGAGAGGGAACAGTTCACTGAAtttagagacaaaaacaaagatgggAAGATGGACAAGGACGAGACCAGAGACTGGATCCTTCCCAGTGACTACGACCATGCTGAAGCCGAGGCCAAACATCTGGTCTATGAGTCAGATGCAGACAAA GATGGCCGTCTGACTAAGGCAGAAATCGTGGATAAGTACGACCTGTTCGTGGGCAGCCAGGCGACCGACTTCGGAGAGGCTCTGACTCGACACGACGAGTTCTAA
- the LOC121607707 gene encoding cadherin-related family member 5 yields the protein MALSELKWTVFQAKALVCSLLLLLCLPTATGMSGWGGCLDGQDVFATVRENSPMGEVVVELMADTTVEGVHWSLDGKDADWFFLDERSIRLNTSADKVLDREAQDPVLMAELSCYEEDALQSVYRIMVEILNENDNSPVFAEDTVLSIIISELTPADTVVFTVQATDADNDKIIYSIDQTSPDAEYFRFDLPNSGEVVLSKPLDYETKTLLTVTIHASEMSTAEHFNTSTNITITVLDGDDQYPQFLPCMLLFQDETSRVCTSPVYTVNVTEGEEDIVLDFSPGPIHAVDGDRALSSPVSYAILSGDDDGHFLMDRETGEVKLIHGVRDRLTTPVLHLQVMAYQDDDPRKYSVATVLVQVLAMNQFYPEFDMAEYHGFVTAGKSPASLVNTYGSKALMLHVQDQDFNHGFNPMIHFTFSPTSNHTDIYQITQEGLLITRTNQLKAKQKHVLEVMAIDKESGDATYATVVVEVLSEGQSIPHSPLGDDRMTGCTVGKALFLSMVFMTVLGCILLMVMWLKKKHKGKRDPLERGCVAQGKHPNVSLRWFQLMSHRNAMPHMEEVPYNSEEYGTYNPSFSFPDKTGLYTHQDLPSCRGPVPPRTTAAPDTSFIPTETVHSPVILNNNVVTPTKSSSSSPTIHPATIDVSPTHMARDAAPPKENPGSPTDTYPNPTGSSSATHDANNSPPFTCPDSQTTQTTTNNDPVTSPSSQSSIPCSRTRIASAEIDKPFCKPCVKTPPYSPLQSSPVSKQMSTPPPIPEHSALKAQLVHIDSSSLDTPLATPERTTMTRSTEVDQPSTSLDQTDQSEHPGGAADAGSPSLDRRISKDSGNTQDCREVGEADEDGFLGDEDADKNSEGEGEDELEPDEEELLRVLARCNPIFITFSK from the exons ATGGCCCTCAGTGAACTGAAATGGACTGTGTTCCAGGCCAAGGCTCTAgtctgctcactgctgctcctcctaTGTCTGCCCACAGCCACAG GAATGTCAGGGTGGGGTGGATGTTTGGATGGTCAGGATGTATTTGCAACAGTCAGAGAAAATAGCCCTATGGGAGAAGTTGTTGTTGAACTCATGGCCGACACCACAGTGGAGGGGGTTCACTGGAGCCTGGACGGAAAGGATGCTGATTGGTTCTTCTTGGACGAAAGAAGCATCCGGCTGAACACATCAGCTGACAAGGTCCTCGACCGAGAG GCTCAGGATCCGGTCCTCATGGCTGAGTTGTCGTGTTATGAGGAGGACGCACTTCAG aGTGTGTACAGGATCATGGTGGAGATTCTCAATGAGAATGATAATTCCCCTGTGTTTGCAGAAGACACTGTCCTCTCCATTATTATTAGTGAG CTGACTCCAGCAGATACTGTGGTCTTTACTGTCCAGGCCACAGATGCAGATAATGACAAGATCATTTACTCCATTGATCAGACATCA CCTGATGCTGAGTACTTCAGGTTTGATCTCCCCAACAGTGGAGAGGTGGTCCTGTCCAAGCCTCTAGACTATGAGACGAAAACCCTGCTTACGGTCACCATCCACGCCTCG GAAATGAGCACTGCTGAGCATTTCAATACCAGCACCAACATCACCATCACCGTCCTGGATGGAGATGACCAGTACCCACAGTTCCTGCCCTGCATGCTGCTTTTCCAGGATGAGACCAGCCGCGTCTGCACCAGCCCCGTGTACACGGTCAATGTGACAGAGGGGGAAGAG GACATTGTGTTGGACTTCTCTCCTGGTCCCATTCATGCAGTGGATGGAGACAGAGCGCTCAGCTCTCCAGTCAGCTATGCCATTCTCTCAG GAGACGATGATGGGCATTTCctgatggacagagagacgggggagGTGAAACTGATCCATGGGGTCAGAGACAGACTCACAACTCCAGTGCTGCATCTCCAGGTCATG GCATATCAGGACGACGACCCCAGGAAGTATTCTGTTGCTACAGTGTTGGTTCAAGTTCTGGCAATGAACCAGTTTTATCCTGAGTTCGACATGGCTGAATATCACGGCTTTGTGACTGCAGGAAAGAGCCCTGCTTCTCTGGTCAATACCTATGGCAGCAAAGCCCTGATGTTACATGTACAAGATCAAGACTTTAACCAC GGTTTCAATCCCATGATCCACTTCACCTTCAGTCCGAcatcaaatcacacagacatcTACCAAATCACACAGGAGGGTCTTCTGATCACCAGGACCAATCAgctcaaagcaaagcagaaacaCGTTCTAGAG GTAATGGCTATAGACAAGGAGTCCGGCGATGCTACCTACGCtactgtggtggtggaggtgttATCTGAAGGCCAATCAA TCCCTCACAGTCCACTGGGAGATGACCGGATGACAGGCTGTACTGTGGGCAAAGCGCTGTTCCTGAGCATGGTGTTCATGACTGTACTCGGATGTATCCTGTTAATGGTGATGTGgctgaagaagaaacacaaggGAAAGAGGGACCCACTGGAGCGAGGCTGTGTGGCACAGGGCAAACACCCCAATGTG AGCTTACGGTGGTTCCAACTG ATGAGCCACCGCAATGCCATGCCGCACATGGAGGAGGTACCCTACAACAGCGAAGAATACGGGACCTACAATCCTTCCTTCAGCTTCCCGGACAAAACTGGCCTCTACACCCACCAAGACCTCCCCAGCTGCCGGGGACCCGTTCCACCGAGAACGACCGCTGCACCCGACACCAGCTTCATCCCCACTGAAACAGTGCACAGCCCTGTGATTCTCAATAATAATGTTGTTACACCAACCAAAAGCTCCTCAAGTTCACCCACCATTCACCCAGCCACTATAGATGTGAGTCCCACACATATGGCTCGAGATGCTGCTCCACCCAAAGAAAACCCTGGTTCACCAACTGATACATACCCAAACCCTACTGGTTCTAGCTCTGCAACCCATGATGCCAATAACAGCCCACCATTCACCTGTCCTGATTCCCAAACCACACAGACGACAACCAACAATGACCCCGTCACCAGTCCCTCCTCTCAATCCAGTATTCCATGTAGTCGTACCCGAATTGCTTCGGCAGAAATAGACAAACCTTTCTGCAAACCTTGTGTGAAGACACCCCCGTATTCACCTTTACAGTCCTCACCCGTTTCCAAGCAGATGAGCACACCCCCACCCATCCCAGAACACTCAGCTTTGAAAGCCCAGCTGGTACATATAGATTCGTCTTCCCTTGATACACCCCTAGCAACACCAGAGCGAACAACTATGACTCGAAGCACAGAGGTAGACCAACCCTCAACATCACTGGACCAAACAGACCAATCAGAACACCCAGGTGGGGCTGCAGATGCAGGTAGTCCATCTCTGGACAGAAGAATCTCGAAAGACTCAGGAAATACACAAGACTGCCGCGAGGTGGGGGAAGCGGATGAAGATGGCTTCCTGGGAGATGAAgatgcagacaaaaacagtgagGGTGAGGGCGAGGATGAGCTCGAGCCGGACGAAGAAGAGCTGCTGAGAGTGTTGGCTCGTTGCAACCCCATCTTTATCACGTTTAGTAAGTGA